A single genomic interval of Juglans regia cultivar Chandler chromosome 1, Walnut 2.0, whole genome shotgun sequence harbors:
- the LOC108995652 gene encoding bifunctional purple acid phosphatase 26-like encodes MLEVARMLSLLLQLAFTSFVLLSSVNTGNAGITSTFIRSEWPSTDIPLDNEVFAVPKGHNVPHQVHITQGDYDGKAVIISWVTDDEPGPSKVQYGTSKNRYDLTAEGSMTNYTFYKYKSGYIHHCLIDGLKYDTKYYYKLGSGDSSREFWFQTPPKIDPDATYHFGIIGDLGQTYNSLSTLEHYMQSPGQTVLFVGDLSYADRYQYTDVGLRWDTWGQFVERSTAYQPWIWAAGNHEIEYMPYMGEVIPFKSYLHRYTTPYLASKSSSPLWYSIRRASAHIIVLSSYSSFVTYTPQWMWLKEELTRVDREKTPWLIVLMHVPIYNSNEAHYMEGESMRAVFESWFIHYKVDVVFAGHVHAYERSYRISNINYNITSGDRYPVPDKSAPVYITVGDGGNQEGLAERFRDPQPDYSAFREASYGHSTLEIKNRTHAVYHWNRNDDGKKVATDSFILHNQYWASNIRRRKLKKHYLRSVVGQVST; translated from the exons ATGCTGGAGGTTGCTAGGATGCTGTCCTTGTTGCTTCAACTTGCTTTCACTTCCTTTGTCCTTTTGAGTTCTGTGAATACTGGCAATGCAGGGATAACTAGTACTTTCATTCGCTCTGAGTGGCCGTCTACAGACATCCCTCTTGATAATGAAGTGTTTGCAGTTCCAAAGGGTCATAATGTTCCACACCAA GTGCATATTACCCAAGGCGACTACGATGGAAAGGCTGTAATCATCTCATGGGTGACAGATGATGAACCAGGGCCCAGTAAAGTACAATATGGTACATCAAAGAATAGATATGACCTTACTGCAGAGGGTTCAATGACAAACTATACCTTTTACAAATATAAGTCGGGCTACATCCATCACTGTCTCATCGATGGCCTCAAG TATGACACCAAGTACTATTACAAGTTAGGGAGTGGTGATTCTTCTCGAGAATTTTGGTTTCAAACACCTCCAAAGATTGATCCAGATGCTACTTACCATTTTGGGATCATCG GAGATTTGGGCCAGACATACAACTCTCTTTCTACTCTTGAGCATTACATGCAGAGTCCAGGACAAACTGTCTTATTTGTTGGAGATCTTTCTTATGCTGATAGATATCAGTACACTGATGTTGGTTTACGGTGGGACACATGGGGTCAATTCGTTGAACGAAGTACAGCATATCAGCCATGGATTTGGGCTGCTGGAAATCATGAAATAGAGTACATGCCTTATATG GGGGAAGTTATTCCTTTCAAATCCTACCTCCATCGATACACTACACCTTATTTGGCCTCCAAAAGTAGCAGTCCTCTTTGGTACTCCATCAGGCGTGCATCTGCTCATATAATCGTGCTATCCAGCTATTCATCATTTG TGACGTACACCCCTCAATGGATGTGGCTTAAAGAAGAGTTAACAAGGGTTGACAGGGAGAAGACTCCTTGGCTCATTGTTCTTATGCATGTGCCAATCTACAATAGCAATGAAGCTCACTACATGGAGGGGGAAAGTATGCGAGCTGTATTTGAGAGTTGGTTCATCCATTACAAAGTTGATGTAGTCTTTGCTGGCCATGTCCATGCTTATGAAAGATCT TATCGAATTTCAAACATAAACTACAACATAACTAGTGGGGACCGCTACCCTGTACCAGACAAATCTGCACCTGTGTACATAACAGTTGGAGATGGAGGAAATCAGGAAGGTCTTGCTGAAAG GTTTAGAGATCCACAACCAGATTATTCTGCATTCCGAGAAGCCAGTTATGGACACTCTACGCTGGAGATAAAAAATAGGACACATGCAGTCTACCATTGGAATCGAAATGATGATGGCAAAAAAGTGGCAACTGATTCGTTCATATTACACAATCAGTACTG GGCAAGCAATATTAGGAGGAGAAAATTGAAGAAGCATTATCTAAGGAGTGTTGTTGGCCAGGTTTCCACGTAG